In a genomic window of Urocitellus parryii isolate mUroPar1 chromosome 11, mUroPar1.hap1, whole genome shotgun sequence:
- the Cc2d1b gene encoding coiled-coil and C2 domain-containing protein 1B isoform X1, with amino-acid sequence MPGPRPRKGLQASGQGVAAAKQLGLFVEFNSEDMLLGVDETEDDEELEAELLALTGEAGTAGRKPAPKGQAPLPMAHIEKLAADCMQDVEEEEEEEGLEEDADLLSELQEVLGADEEAGPLDGDEAANPEFSEEDKAQEDIEPPVPTALLMTSVSTAQAGGLQGLQALLEERIHNYREAVANAKEAGEAAKARRCERGLKTLESQLVAVRKGRKINEDEIPPPVALGKRPPASQETASRSPEADSQAPSAMEPDNPSQSETSLLHSPGIAVLPDSDPHPRALLSARQRAYKVAALSAKRAGDLDRARELMRIGKRFGAVLEALEKGQPVDLSDMPPAPEDLKTLPEASKAPTASSVLPPAVERVLPVTSPNIPTVSVAPAEPQTVLDALQQRLNKYREAGIQARASGDERKARMHERIAKQYQDAIRAHRAGRKVDFAELPVPPGFPPIPGLEPTVGTEEDSVAATLAAAQKLATSEDTAPVEDEDEAEPLGQAPVAKKPAQPLVPSSRHLPEPKALSSKEALSPTVQEQLTLLEARKLQYQRAALQAKRRQDLEQAKAHLRVAKCLEGQIIQVRAGRPVDLSKVPSPLTDEEGDFILIHHEDLRLSQKAEEVYAQLQKILLEQYEKCLLFSKQFMHQGNVTETTRFEKLAQDRKKQLEILQLAQAQGLDPPSHHFEKKTFQTVRIFSELNSTEMHLIIVRGMNLPAPPGVTPDDLDAFVRFEFHYPNSDQAQKSKTSVVKNTNSPEFDQIFKLNINRNHRGFRRVIQSKGIKFEIFHKGSFFRSDKLVGTAHLKLERLENECEIREIVEVLDGRKPTGGKLEVKVRLREPLNGQDVQMVTENWLVLEPRGL; translated from the exons CTGGGGCTCTTTGTGGAATTCAACTCTGAAGACATGCTGCTAGGAGTGGATGAAACTGAAGATGATGAGGAGCTGGAGGCTGAACTGTTGGCCCTCACTGGGGAAGCAGGGACTGCAGGCAGGAAGCCAGCACCCAAGGGGCAGG CTCCCCTGCCAATGGCCCACATCGAGAAGTTGGCAGCAGACTGTATGCAGgatgtggaggaagaggaggaagaagaagggctCGAGGAGGATGCAGACCTGTTG TCTGAGCTGCAGGAAGTCCTGGGTGCAGATGAGGAAGCTGGGCCCCTGGATGGTGATGAGGCAGCTAACCCAGAATTCTCTGAGGAAGACAAGGCACAGGAAGACATTGAACCTCCAGTGCCGACAGCCCTCCTAATGACTTCAGTTTCAACAGCTCAG GCTGGAGGGCTTCAGGGGCTGCAGGCTTTGCTGGAAGAACGGATCCACAACTATCGGGAGGCTGTGGCCAATGCCAAAGAAGCAGGTGAAGCAGCCAAAGCCAGACGCTGTGAGCGTGGCCTGAAG ACTCTGGAGTCCCAGCTAGTTGCCGTACGGAAAGGAAGGAAGATCAATGAGGATGAGATCCCACCTCCAGTGGCCTTGGGCAAGAGGCCCCCAGCCTCCCAGGAAACAGCCAGCAGGAGCCCTGAGGCTGACTCCCAAGCTCCCTCTGCCATGGAGCCAG ACAACCCCTCCCAATCTGAAACCAGCCTCCTGCACAGCCCTGGCATTGCTGTCCTGCCTGATTCAGACCCACACCCACGGGCCCTGCTGTCAGCCCGACAGAGAGCGTATAAAGTGGCTGCTCTCAGTGCCAAGCGGGCTGGAGATCTAGATCGTGCACGTGAGCTCATGAGGATTGGGAAG AGATTTGGTGCTGTCCTGGAGGCCCTGGAGAAGGGGCAGCCTGTGGATCTGAGTGACATGCCCCCAGCACCTGAGG ACCTGAAGACCCTCCCAGAGGCTTCCAAAGCCCCCACAGCATCCTCAGTCCTACCCCCAGCAGTGGAGAGAGTGCTCCCAGTGACAAGCCCCAACATCCCCACAGTTTCAG TGGCCCCTGCAGAGCCGCAGACAGTGTTGGATGCCCTGCAGCAAAGGCTGAACAAGTATCGTGAGGCAGGCATCCAGGCCCGGGCCAGTGGGGATGAGCGCAAGGCCCGGATGCATGAGCGCATTGCCAAG CAATATCAAGATGCCATTCGAGCACACCGAGCAGGACGTAAAGTGGACTTTGCTGAGTTGCCTGTTCCTCCAG GATTTCCCCCGATTCCTGGCCTGGAGCCCACTGTGGGTACTGAGGAGGATTCAGTGGCAGCAACTTTGGCAGCTGCTCAAAAACTGGCCACCTCAGAGGATACAGCCCCAGTAGAAGATGAGGATGAG GCTGAGCCCCTAGGACAGGCCCCAGTGGCCAAGAAGCCAGCACAGCCTCTGGTTCCTTCATCCCGGCACCTTCCTGAGCCCAAGGCCTTGAGTTCTAAGGAGGCACTGAGTCCAACTG TTCAGGAACAGCTGACACTGCTGGAGGCACGGAAACTGCAGTACCAGCGAGCAGCCCTGCAGGCCAAGCGGAGGCAGGATTTGGAGCAGGCCAAAGCCCATCTGCGGGTGGCCAAATGCCTTGAGGGGCAGATCATCCAGGTCCGAGCTGGCCGACCTGTTGACCTCTCAAAG GTGCCTTCACCTTTGACGGATGAAGAGGGTGACTTCATCCTCATCCACCATGAGGACCTAAGACTCTCCCAGAAGGCTGAGGAGGTATATGCTCAGCTACAAAAAATACTTCTGGAGCAATATGAG AAGTGCCTGCTGTTCTCCAAGCAGTTCATGCACCAGGGCAATGTGACTGAGACAACCCG GTTTGAGAAGCTGGCTCAGGACCGTAAGAAACAACTGGAGATCCTGCAGCTAGCCCAGGCTCAGGGCCTTGACCCTCCCAGCCACCACTTTGAGAAGAAGACATTCCAGACTGTGAG GATCTTCTCAGAACTCAACAGCACAGAAATGCATCTGATCATTGTCCGAGGAATGAacctcccagcccctccag GGGTGACCCCTGATGATTTGGATGCTTTTGTGCGGTTTGAGTTTCACTATCCTAACTCG GACCAGgctcaaaaaagcaaaacatctgTGGTGAAGAACACAAATTCTCCAG AATTTGATCAAATCTTTAAATTAAACATCAACCGAAACCACCGGGGCTTCAGGAGAGTGATCCAGAGCAAAGGAATCAAGTTTGAAATCTTCCACAAAGG ATCCTTCTTCCGAAGTGACAAGCTGGTTGGCACAGCACATCTGAAACTGGAGCGGTTGGAGAATGAGTGTGAGATCAGAGAGATTGTGGAG GTTCTGGACGGAAGAAAGCCCACCGGGGGGAAGCTGGAGGTGAAGGTAAGGCTGCGGGAGCCTTTGAATGGCCAGGACGTGCAGATGGTCACCGAGAACTGGCTGGTCCTGGAGCCCAGGGGCCTGTGA
- the Cc2d1b gene encoding coiled-coil and C2 domain-containing protein 1B isoform X2 has translation MPGPRPRKGLQASGQGVAAAKQLGLFVEFNSEDMLLGVDETEDDEELEAELLALTGEAGTAGRKPAPKGQAPLPMAHIEKLAADCMQDVEEEEEEEGLEEDADLLSELQEVLGADEEAGPLDGDEAANPEFSEEDKAQEDIEPPVPTALLMTSVSTAQAGGLQGLQALLEERIHNYREAVANAKEAGEAAKARRCERGLKTLESQLVAVRKGRKINEDEIPPPVALGKRPPASQETASRSPEADSQAPSAMEPDNPSQSETSLLHSPGIAVLPDSDPHPRALLSARQRAYKVAALSAKRAGDLDRARELMRIGKRFGAVLEALEKGQPVDLSDMPPAPEDLKTLPEASKAPTASSVLPPAVERVLPVTSPNIPTVSVAPAEPQTVLDALQQRLNKYREAGIQARASGDERKARMHERIAKQYQDAIRAHRAGRKVDFAELPVPPGFPPIPGLEPTVGTEEDSVAATLAAAQKLATSEDTAPVEDEDEAEPLGQAPVAKKPAQPLVPSSRHLPEPKALSSKEALSPTVQEQLTLLEARKLQYQRAALQAKRRQDLEQAKAHLRVAKCLEGQIIQVRAGRPVDLSKVPSPLTDEEGDFILIHHEDLRLSQKAEEVYAQLQKILLEQYEKCLLFSKQFMHQGNVTETTRFEKLAQDRKKQLEILQLAQAQGLDPPSHHFEKKTFQTVRIFSELNSTEMHLIIVRGMNLPAPPGPGSKKQNICGEEHKFSRI, from the exons CTGGGGCTCTTTGTGGAATTCAACTCTGAAGACATGCTGCTAGGAGTGGATGAAACTGAAGATGATGAGGAGCTGGAGGCTGAACTGTTGGCCCTCACTGGGGAAGCAGGGACTGCAGGCAGGAAGCCAGCACCCAAGGGGCAGG CTCCCCTGCCAATGGCCCACATCGAGAAGTTGGCAGCAGACTGTATGCAGgatgtggaggaagaggaggaagaagaagggctCGAGGAGGATGCAGACCTGTTG TCTGAGCTGCAGGAAGTCCTGGGTGCAGATGAGGAAGCTGGGCCCCTGGATGGTGATGAGGCAGCTAACCCAGAATTCTCTGAGGAAGACAAGGCACAGGAAGACATTGAACCTCCAGTGCCGACAGCCCTCCTAATGACTTCAGTTTCAACAGCTCAG GCTGGAGGGCTTCAGGGGCTGCAGGCTTTGCTGGAAGAACGGATCCACAACTATCGGGAGGCTGTGGCCAATGCCAAAGAAGCAGGTGAAGCAGCCAAAGCCAGACGCTGTGAGCGTGGCCTGAAG ACTCTGGAGTCCCAGCTAGTTGCCGTACGGAAAGGAAGGAAGATCAATGAGGATGAGATCCCACCTCCAGTGGCCTTGGGCAAGAGGCCCCCAGCCTCCCAGGAAACAGCCAGCAGGAGCCCTGAGGCTGACTCCCAAGCTCCCTCTGCCATGGAGCCAG ACAACCCCTCCCAATCTGAAACCAGCCTCCTGCACAGCCCTGGCATTGCTGTCCTGCCTGATTCAGACCCACACCCACGGGCCCTGCTGTCAGCCCGACAGAGAGCGTATAAAGTGGCTGCTCTCAGTGCCAAGCGGGCTGGAGATCTAGATCGTGCACGTGAGCTCATGAGGATTGGGAAG AGATTTGGTGCTGTCCTGGAGGCCCTGGAGAAGGGGCAGCCTGTGGATCTGAGTGACATGCCCCCAGCACCTGAGG ACCTGAAGACCCTCCCAGAGGCTTCCAAAGCCCCCACAGCATCCTCAGTCCTACCCCCAGCAGTGGAGAGAGTGCTCCCAGTGACAAGCCCCAACATCCCCACAGTTTCAG TGGCCCCTGCAGAGCCGCAGACAGTGTTGGATGCCCTGCAGCAAAGGCTGAACAAGTATCGTGAGGCAGGCATCCAGGCCCGGGCCAGTGGGGATGAGCGCAAGGCCCGGATGCATGAGCGCATTGCCAAG CAATATCAAGATGCCATTCGAGCACACCGAGCAGGACGTAAAGTGGACTTTGCTGAGTTGCCTGTTCCTCCAG GATTTCCCCCGATTCCTGGCCTGGAGCCCACTGTGGGTACTGAGGAGGATTCAGTGGCAGCAACTTTGGCAGCTGCTCAAAAACTGGCCACCTCAGAGGATACAGCCCCAGTAGAAGATGAGGATGAG GCTGAGCCCCTAGGACAGGCCCCAGTGGCCAAGAAGCCAGCACAGCCTCTGGTTCCTTCATCCCGGCACCTTCCTGAGCCCAAGGCCTTGAGTTCTAAGGAGGCACTGAGTCCAACTG TTCAGGAACAGCTGACACTGCTGGAGGCACGGAAACTGCAGTACCAGCGAGCAGCCCTGCAGGCCAAGCGGAGGCAGGATTTGGAGCAGGCCAAAGCCCATCTGCGGGTGGCCAAATGCCTTGAGGGGCAGATCATCCAGGTCCGAGCTGGCCGACCTGTTGACCTCTCAAAG GTGCCTTCACCTTTGACGGATGAAGAGGGTGACTTCATCCTCATCCACCATGAGGACCTAAGACTCTCCCAGAAGGCTGAGGAGGTATATGCTCAGCTACAAAAAATACTTCTGGAGCAATATGAG AAGTGCCTGCTGTTCTCCAAGCAGTTCATGCACCAGGGCAATGTGACTGAGACAACCCG GTTTGAGAAGCTGGCTCAGGACCGTAAGAAACAACTGGAGATCCTGCAGCTAGCCCAGGCTCAGGGCCTTGACCCTCCCAGCCACCACTTTGAGAAGAAGACATTCCAGACTGTGAG GATCTTCTCAGAACTCAACAGCACAGAAATGCATCTGATCATTGTCCGAGGAATGAacctcccagcccctccag GACCAGgctcaaaaaagcaaaacatctgTGGTGAAGAACACAAATTCTCCAG AATTTGA